In Candidatus Eisenbacteria bacterium, a single genomic region encodes these proteins:
- a CDS encoding SH3 domain-containing protein has translation MRNVTLLRIALALGVLVTLTLVIPQPVSAFPELRPVDEAVRQPDFFSFRAQLQAAIARRDTAAVIAALDPGVRLSFGGHGGLADFRTMWLVPDRLETLWREMGTVLALGGSFQGSSRFVAPYVFSEWPSQGADAFEHVAVIGSNVRVRAEPRQDAPVIARLSYRIVAVGSGAPARGPEAREWVAVRLEDGRKGYMSRAYVRSPVDYRILCSKTPRGWVVDSFVAGD, from the coding sequence ATGCGGAACGTAACGCTCCTTCGGATCGCTCTCGCCCTGGGCGTTCTCGTCACGCTCACCCTCGTGATCCCACAGCCGGTATCGGCGTTCCCCGAGCTGCGCCCCGTCGACGAAGCCGTCCGCCAGCCCGACTTCTTCTCCTTCCGCGCGCAGCTCCAGGCCGCGATCGCGCGGCGGGACACCGCGGCCGTCATCGCCGCGCTCGACCCCGGCGTGCGGCTCTCGTTCGGAGGACACGGCGGACTCGCGGACTTTCGAACCATGTGGCTCGTCCCCGATCGGCTGGAGACGCTGTGGCGTGAGATGGGAACGGTTCTCGCTCTCGGGGGCTCCTTCCAGGGGTCGAGCCGGTTCGTCGCGCCCTACGTCTTCAGCGAGTGGCCAAGCCAGGGCGCCGACGCGTTCGAACACGTGGCCGTGATCGGATCCAACGTGCGGGTACGGGCGGAACCACGCCAGGACGCGCCGGTGATCGCCCGGTTGAGCTACCGGATCGTCGCGGTAGGCAGCGGCGCTCCAGCACGAGGTCCGGAAGCCCGGGAGTGGGTCGCCGTGAGGCTGGAGGACGGAAGGAAGGGCTACATGAGCCGCGCCTATGTCCGAAGCCCGGTCGACTACCGCATTCTCTGCAGCAAGACCCCACGAGGGTGGGTCGTGGACTCATTCGTGGCCGGAGACTGA